A window from Schistocerca gregaria isolate iqSchGreg1 chromosome 8, iqSchGreg1.2, whole genome shotgun sequence encodes these proteins:
- the LOC126284418 gene encoding uncharacterized protein LOC126284418 isoform X1 translates to MKRLLVFTTAIATAIAVTQRPRHAADATGDPSSAGNVTVIHLPQTEPNCSHDVHISQHESVDIGHERSSTKPKTHVADREDEGHSIRHTARKTVPHIGNTTKRNDNHQRPRVLRKRHRRYKRPIIRKTSLSWATDSVVQTNNSPFQSSSPQFVTSYRNIYKSPPENGNVADFSDVQQSSSSTQDGQHRYVQQLHRAESRNDNVSEANYIDTSSQKSNTGAVNDEIATYTLPGSKNVPEESVSQKVRNQKCRQPVYANDRQRQPLTDGVLKQNEKLTDKNHNVFHTRKSSEQNKSVLTNRSLYNSYIHPVSHELGDGVSAVSVINHQSPGRSLHTGDTRKPRVMNETHHLAPSLETERKSASYAYQELHSGSGINLKSKKMLFEPVVAKTVPPQLARHTDNVGLEEENHTEGSALPKRLPHYSREPPFQQFPEQPKGATNPLEAKGQEANHLKHKLRHERRRRILGRHQTNTSKGLNLSSEQRNDSHSLNVSHPTYNIYNFYGPVIITGGALFPGGSNDTSPSSYESGALTNGSYNPSNVLYIADKEAVSTQPSNVAKNFNYSSLAYNGMTMIFLPTRLANRLLLQSYDHGNDGSLLTAGRSRGFSINSARTFNQPTTSSHYDNPSLHTGDEISPPSPWPEDPHQGTAAHNNGVFEHNNGTLNVSAHMGNDPSISGAGTMGFSGKESDNAPGKAYNASPDSNVLHTEASLPPYTGPAGRESQIPYSVSSTERSMNHGSPLTGYGNSIVNTNVNAGMESSDNKDQIKINFDEPSTPEIGTGVGASVAGSVPNQGSHIGSVPGDTSFTGYDNSIGSPNTNSGMWSSDDRNKIIMNFDGPSTPEIGTGVGASVAGSLPNQGSHIGSVPGDTSFTGYDNSIGSPNTNSGMLSSDERNKIIINFDGPSTPEIGTGVGALVAGSLPNQGTNSGSLAGDTSFTAPGTQQERGWKIRGRIGFEWNPELSGITDSRMLTTPPENAWNDPWGNYGTSYGPTTGAQIYGWNGPPQPYWQDYNAHYPFRNQVYGGYSATGGFVPPPYASHGGSAGRAGSMWIEGDIWRDYTHGGPDYTTSQDGQPTTYYGPGASPVFGEGVINYSPTKPRSGRPLSHTGASLVGGVPIGAARRTPSGRYAGRRPTHSNQYYGPRPQGGSYNPNLLHSLG, encoded by the coding sequence GAGCAGTGCTGGCAATGTCACAGTTATCCACCTGCCACAGACGGAACCGaattgcagtcatgatgtacatatCTCACAGCATGAATCGGTGGACATAGGTCACGAACGCAGCTCAACGAAACCAAAAACGCATGTAGCAGACAGAGAAGATGAAGGACATAGTATCCGCCACACAGCAAGGAAAACCGTGCCCCATATCGGTAATACAACAAAGCGGAATGACAATCACCAGCGACCGAGAGTTTTACGAAAGAGGCACAGAAGATACAAACGACCAATAATAAGAAAAACCTCCTTGTCTTGGGCAACAGATTCGGTGGTACAGACAAATAATTCTCCCTTTCAATCGAGTTCACCACAGTTTGTCACATCATATAGGAACATTTACAAATCTCCACCAGAGAACGGCAACGTAGCAGACTTTTCTGACGTACAACAAAGTTCCAGTTCAACTCAAGATGGACAGCATCGATACGTACAGCAACTACATCGTGCTGAGTCACGGAATGACAATGTTAGCGAAGCTAATTATATAGATACATCTTCACAGAAATCAAATACGGGAGCTGTCAACGATGAGATTGCTACTTATACCTTGCCTGGCTCAAAAAATGTACCCGAAGAGAGTGTGTCACAAAAAGTAAGAAATCAGAAATGTCGACAACCAGTGTACGCAAACGACAGACAACGACAGCCCCTAACAGATGGAGTattgaaacaaaatgaaaaattaactGACAAAAATCATAATGTCTTTCATACGAGGAAATCATCGGAGCAAAATAAAAGTGTTCTCACGAACAGGTCTTTGTACAATAGCTACATCCATCCAGTTTCTCACGAATTGGGCGATGGAGTGTCTGCAGTGTCCGTAATCAATCATCAATCACCAGGAAGATCCTTACATACTGGGGACACAAGGAAGCCACGTGTAATGAATGAAACACATCACTTGGCCCCGTCGTTGGAGACAGAACGTAAAAGTGCTTCCTACGCTTATCAGGAGCTACACTCAGGCTCAGGAATAAACTTGAAATCCAAGAAAATGTTGTTCGAGCCAGTGGTAGCAAAAACAGTGCCTCCACAATTGGCACGACATACAGATaatgttggattggaagaggaAAATCATACAGAGGGGTCTGCTCTACCCAAACGTCTCCCACACTATTCGAGGGAACCTCCATTCcaacagttcccagaacaaccgaaAGGTGCTACTAATCCCTTGGAAGCAAAAGGTCAAGAAGCAAATCACTTAAAGCACAAATTAAGACATGAGAGGAGACGCAGAATATTAGGCCGACATCAGACCAACACTTCGAAAGGTCTGAACCTATCGTCTGAACAAAGAAATGACTCCCATTCGCTTAATGTCAGCCACCCCACttataatatttacaatttttatgggCCTGTTATTATTACAGGTGGAGCATTGTTCCCAGGCGGTTCAAACGATACTTCTCCATCATCCTACGAAAGTGGCGCACTTACTAATGGTAGCTACAATCCCAGTAATGTCCTTTACATAGCTGACAAAGAAGCCGTTTCCACTCAACCTTCGAACGTCGCAAAAAATTTCAATTATAGTAGCTTAGCATACAATGGAATGACCATGATATTTCTCCCTACTAGACTTGCCAATAGATTACTTCTACAGAGCTATGATCATGGAAATGACGGTTCACTTCTAACTGCGGGGAGAAGTCGTGGATTTAGTATTAACTCAGCTAGGACATTCAATCAACCAACCACCTCTTCACACTATGACAATCCATCTCTTCATACAGGAGATGAAATTAGCCCTCCTTCTCCCTGGCCGGAAGATCCACACCAGGGCACTGCAGCCCACAACAATGGGGTATTTGAACACAACAATGGTACACTAAATGTGTCAGCACATATGGGAAATGACCCTTCCATCTCTGGTGCAGGCACTATGGGTTTCAGTGGCAAAGAATCCGACAATGCACCAGGTAAAGCGTATAATGCTTCTCCTGATAGTAATGTGTTACATACAGAAGCGAGTTTACCTCCATATACTGGTCCAGCTGGTCGAGAAAGCCAAATTCCGTATAGTGTGAGCTCCACAGAAAGATCTATGAATCATGGTTCACCTTTGACAGGATACGGTAATAGCATAGTTAATACAAACGTTAATGCAGGTATGGAGTCCAGTGACAATAAAGACCAAATTAAAATTAACTTTGATGAACCAAGTACACCTGAAATTGGAACCGGTGTTGGGGCATCGGTTGCAGGTAGCGTGCCAAACCAAGGATCCCATATCGGATCTGTACCTGGTGACACATCTTTCACAGGATATGATAATAGCATTGGTAGTCCCAACACGAATTCAGGAATGTGGTCCAGTGATGATAGAAACAAAATTATAATGAACTTTGATGGACCAAGTACACCTGAAATTGGAACTGGTGTTGGGGCATCGGTTGCAGGTAGCTTGCCAAACCAAGGATCCCATATCGGATCTGTACCTGGTGACACATCTTTCACAGGATATGATAATAGCATTGGTAGTCCCAACACGAATTCTGGAATGTTGTCCAGTGATGAGAGAAACAAAATTATAATCAACTTTGATGGACCAAGCACACCTGAAATTGGAACCGGTGTTGGGGCATTGGTTGCAGGTAGCTTGCCAAACCAAGGAACCAATTCCGGATCTCTAGCTGGTGACACATCATTCACTGCTCCAGGCACTCAACAAGAAAGGGGATGGAAGATACGAGGTCGCATTGGTTTCGAATGGAACCCAGAGCTTTCTGGGATCACTGATAGTAGGATGTTGACCACACCACCAGAAAATGCATGGAATGATCCATGGGGAAATTATGGAACTTCCTATGGTCCTACAACTGGAGCACAAATTTATGGCTGGAACGGTCCACCGCAACCTTACTGGCAAGACTATAATGCACATTATCCATTCAGGAATCAAGTATATGGAGGCTACAGTGCAACTGGGGGATTCGTGCCACCTCCATATGCTTCACATGGGGGATCAGCAGGTAGAGCAGGTTCTATGTGGATAGAGGGTGACATCTGGAGAGATTATACCCATGGAGGGCCTGATTACACTACATCTCAAGATGGCCAACCAACGACATACTACGGACCTGGTGCTTCACCAGTTTTTGGAGAGGGGGTTATTAATTATTCACCAACAAAGCCTCGCAGTGGGAGACCACTGTCTCACACTGGTGCCAGCTTAGTAGGAGGCGTCCCCATTGGAGCAGCCAGGAGAACACCAAGTGGGCGGTACGCTGGTCGACGCCCCACTCATAGCAATCAGTATTATGGACCGCGGCCACAAGGTGGAAGCTACAATCCAAATTTATTGCATTCGTTGGGATAA